AGCGAAGCAGGCGGTGTACTCTTCCATGACAGCGCGAATCTCCGCGGCCGGTTTGATCACTGGGATATTGCTTATCTTGTTCGGTGTATTAACATCTGCCATGTTGTATTTTATGGATATGGACTTGGAGGCTGTGACAGGTACTGCGATTTTCGTCGTGTTTGGGATTGCCATCATTACGTATAGCGGATTAACGAGAGAGAGCAGTAAGAAATATGCGATGAATAGGGTTCGGGCGATTTTGTATGCAGTGGCAATCGGGTTGGTCGCATTTAGTCTGTTTGTCGCCTTTACAACAGGTTTTGCGACTGGTGAGGTGTACATTGCGATTAGTTCTTTCATGATTTTTTTCTTAGTGGGAATTGGTTTATGGCTAGGACTTATATTTACAGGGACCGATCGAAGAAAGATGGTGGCGTGATAGTGATATCGCAAGGAATTTGGCCAAAAGAAAACCACCTTCTGCTTCGGTAAAAGAAAAAGGTGGCATTCGTACTTAGTTAAATTGTTGAGAGAGGTGTTGGCGCACTTCTCTCTTTTTTATTATACACCAGAGTGTTACGCAGCTACATCCCCTTTTACCTGCAAAAGGTTAGCCTGCTTCAGACGTCTTCTTACTGTAATCCCAATCCAACTTGCCAAGAATGCTTTAATGAGACCTACCACAATGAAAGGATAAACACCGAATTTCAATGCATCGGCCCATGTCATATCCATCACAAATTTTAACTGAACCGTTCCCATCACAAGTGTAATAATCATTCCGACGGTATTGGCAAACATTGCCCACTTTAAAGTGAAAGATGTTTTTTCTAATATGTAGCCGGTGAAGAATGCAGCTAGGATAAAGCCGAATATGTATCCTCCGGTTGGACCGACAAGGACCCCAGCTCCACCCTTCATTTCAGCAAACACGGGCAAGCCGACCGCTCCAAGCAGGACGTAACAGACCATTGACATAGCCCCATATCTGCTTCCGAGAATGGTTGCCGCAAGTCCCACCGCAAGTGTTTGCCCGCTGATTGGCACAAGAGGCAATGGGATTTCCATTTGTGCGAGCACTGCTGTGATCGCGGCGAACATAGCGCATAAAATTAGCCATCTTAGTTTTTCGTTTTTTGTGGTCATCTGTTGTTCCTCCATCATTGTTAACTTATTTATTATTTAAGTTTACATAAAATTTTAGAAATTGAAAAGGCTTTTTTTAGCTCCTTGTTTTGCCACTACTCCTACAGGGAACACAAAACGATAACCTATTTTTACAGGAGGAATTCAAATGGCTAAAACAATATTTATTACAGGAGCGGGAACTGGACTTGGAAGAGGTGCTGCGGTAGGACTTGCCAAGAAAGGACATAGAGTCATCGCTACAACGGAACTGACATCTCAGAAAACCGATTTATTGCGGGAAGTGGAGAATCAAGGGCTGGATATGGAAGTTTTCAAGCTCGATATTACGAACCCTTTGGATTTGGAACAGATGGAGAAATACGATTTTGATGTGTTTGTGGCAAATGCCGCAATCAATGAAGGAGGGCCGCTTGGGGAAGTGCCGATGGAAAGATTCCGTGCCCTTTTTGAGATCAATGTTTTCGCGACCCTTGAAACGGCGCAGATTGCTGCAAGGAAACTGGTGAAAAGGGGAAGCGGAAAGATCGTCTTCATGAGTTCGATGGCTGGCATTTCAGCGACACCTTATGTGGGTCCTTACACGGCAACCAAGCATGCATTGGAAGGAATTGCGCAGACGATGAAATCGGAGCTAGAAGAGTTCGGTGTGAAAGTGGCGACCATCAATCCGGGGCCATACGCAACTGGCTTCAATAAACGAGCTGCCGAGGAAAAGTGGAAATGGTTTGATGAAGAAAAGCATTTCACAAGAAAAGCAGACATGATCGAGCAGGAAGAGCAGTTAAAGGAGTTCGACCCTGAAGACATGATTGAAAAGATGGTGGAAATCATTCCAGCTGATGACCATAAGTTCCGCACTGTTTATCCTGAGGAGACGGAGAAACAGCTGAAAGAGACGGAGCAAGAGCGTTGGGATATGAGGATTTGAGTGGAAAGTATAGAACCGGGGACCTTCCTTTATGGGA
This window of the Sutcliffiella horikoshii genome carries:
- a CDS encoding permease prefix domain 1-containing protein, translated to MMRNNVDKKVQAHVDGLFSGVGESQQLYDLKEELATNLKEKIADYKKAGMDESAAFKEAVSSMGDLSGLVDDMREVGQNKAKQAVYSSMTARISAAGLITGILLILFGVLTSAMLYFMDMDLEAVTGTAIFVVFGIAIITYSGLTRESSKKYAMNRVRAILYAVAIGLVAFSLFVAFTTGFATGEVYIAISSFMIFFLVGIGLWLGLIFTGTDRRKMVA
- a CDS encoding SDR family oxidoreductase, encoding MAKTIFITGAGTGLGRGAAVGLAKKGHRVIATTELTSQKTDLLREVENQGLDMEVFKLDITNPLDLEQMEKYDFDVFVANAAINEGGPLGEVPMERFRALFEINVFATLETAQIAARKLVKRGSGKIVFMSSMAGISATPYVGPYTATKHALEGIAQTMKSELEEFGVKVATINPGPYATGFNKRAAEEKWKWFDEEKHFTRKADMIEQEEQLKEFDPEDMIEKMVEIIPADDHKFRTVYPEETEKQLKETEQERWDMRI
- a CDS encoding biotin transporter BioY, yielding MTTKNEKLRWLILCAMFAAITAVLAQMEIPLPLVPISGQTLAVGLAATILGSRYGAMSMVCYVLLGAVGLPVFAEMKGGAGVLVGPTGGYIFGFILAAFFTGYILEKTSFTLKWAMFANTVGMIITLVMGTVQLKFVMDMTWADALKFGVYPFIVVGLIKAFLASWIGITVRRRLKQANLLQVKGDVAA